The following are from one region of the Dermacentor albipictus isolate Rhodes 1998 colony chromosome 5, USDA_Dalb.pri_finalv2, whole genome shotgun sequence genome:
- the LOC139060144 gene encoding uncharacterized protein isoform X2: MRNEMRINAKDCLDSEPLQSLMQDVSSVGMHWIFRTQDKEDALKGSRSCHLSFSSQWNRQRSCGHGAYRRRYGRLKNPKTIQVELQKASAHFRQITVVRQFGRGGILCCSPDQTCVKELLNCSTFASHQMPERRPRILRRPSSENPLLPLDEEELEPRAARPAPTDPQRPGGPGSIWNL, translated from the exons ACTGCCTCGATAGCGAACCACTCCAAAGCCTAATGCAAGATGTGAGCTCCGTTGGGATGCACTGGATCTTCAGAACCCAAGACAAAGAGGACGCACTGAAAGGCTCCAG GAGCTGCCACTTGAGTTTTTCTTCGCAGTGGAACCGGCAACGTTCCTGTGGCCATGGTGCCTACCGACGGCGGTATGGTCGGTTGAAAAACCCAAAGACGATTCAGGTGGAATTGCAGAAGGCTTCAGCTCACTTCCGACAGATCACTGTGGTCCGCCAGTTCGGCAGAGGAGGTATATTATGCTGCTCGCCAGACCAGACATGTGTCAAGGAACTGCTCAATTGTTCGACATTCGCTTCGCATCAG ATGCCGGAGAGACGGCCCAGGATACTCCGGAGACCGAGCAGCGAGAACCCTTTGTTGCCACTGGACGAAGAAGAGCTTGAA CCCCGCGCtgcaagaccagctccgactgatccacagcgACCAGgaggccctggaagcatatggaacctgtga
- the LOC139060144 gene encoding uncharacterized protein isoform X1 encodes MRNEMRINAKDCLDSEPLQSLMQDVSSVGMHWIFRTQDKEDALKGSRSCHLSFSSQWNRQRSCGHGAYRRRYGRLKNPKTIQVELQKASAHFRQITVVRQFGRGGILCCSPDQTCVKELLNCSTFASHQGNSSFDYKAVAWQNKCRRDGPGYSGDRAARTLCCHWTKKSLNPALQDQLRLIHSDQEALEAYGTCEEGATP; translated from the exons ACTGCCTCGATAGCGAACCACTCCAAAGCCTAATGCAAGATGTGAGCTCCGTTGGGATGCACTGGATCTTCAGAACCCAAGACAAAGAGGACGCACTGAAAGGCTCCAG GAGCTGCCACTTGAGTTTTTCTTCGCAGTGGAACCGGCAACGTTCCTGTGGCCATGGTGCCTACCGACGGCGGTATGGTCGGTTGAAAAACCCAAAGACGATTCAGGTGGAATTGCAGAAGGCTTCAGCTCACTTCCGACAGATCACTGTGGTCCGCCAGTTCGGCAGAGGAGGTATATTATGCTGCTCGCCAGACCAGACATGTGTCAAGGAACTGCTCAATTGTTCGACATTCGCTTCGCATCAG GGCAACAGCAGCTTCGACTATAAAGCAGTTGCCTGGCAAAACAA ATGCCGGAGAGACGGCCCAGGATACTCCGGAGACCGAGCAGCGAGAACCCTTTGTTGCCACTGGACGAAGAAGAGCTTGAA CCCCGCGCtgcaagaccagctccgactgatccacagcgACCAGgaggccctggaagcatatggaacctgtgaagagggagccaccccttAA